In the genome of candidate division WOR-3 bacterium, the window AAAAATATATGATGAGGCGTCGCGTCGGCGCTGACGTCGAGATTCTTCTTTTTTGCACGCCTGATAAGTTCAACAGACATTCTCGAAGAGACGTGCGTAAAATGTATTCTGCCGCCATTCTTTTCTATGGATTCAATGTTCTTCAACACGCATCTGCTTTCACTTTCAGGGTCAACTCCTTCGACGCCGAAATACTCAGACCACTTTCCTCTTAAAACAACTCCTACGCCGATTGTTTTCTCGTCTTCAGGGTGTTGAATGATTATCCGGTTGACGGCTTCAGTTTTCTTTACGGCTTCAAGAAATATTCGCTCTCTGACGGGCATTCCGTCGTCGCTGAAAGCTATCGCCCCCTCTCTCGACATGCCTTCCAAATCGTTGATTCTCTTTCCCTTCAGACCCGCGCTCACTGCCCCTATAGGGAAAACCCTGCACAGGGATTTTCTCGAAATCAACGCCATGAGTCTTTTTACCTTTTCTGGAGAGTCGATGACCGGTTTTGTGTTAGCCATGGCGAAAACAGTCGTTATGCCTCCGGAAAGTGCAGCTGCAGTAGCGGAGGCTATATCGTCTTTGTATTCGAATCCCGGTTCTCTTAAATGAGCGTGGATATCAATAAAACCGGGTGTGACGACGCAGTTAGTTGAGTCGATGAGGATTGAACCGGAAATGCTCCCCGGAGGGAGCAGGTCCAATATTTTTCCGTTTTGTATTACTACATCGCCAACAAATCCGGGAGACGGAGGATCGGGAACAACCAGCCCTCCCGAAATTACTGTCAGATCAGCCATTAACCATGTCTCTCCAAGTTGTTATTTTCCAGTCGGTGCCGAACTTGGAAAGATAAAATATGACTTTCCCCCTGACCAACTCTCCATGGATGACCGGCGGGTCGAAAGTATAATCGCGCGTTATTACAGCGTTGAAAGAATCCGTGTAATATACCCCGGATCCGATGAAAACCGGAACGATGACTTCACCTGTTTCTTGCATGGACAAAAAAATCGCCTCTGTTGAATTTTTCTCTTCTTCGTATCCCCACTGATACTGGTAAATTCCAAGAGCGGCGAGATACTGTTCAAAGCCTTCGTCGTACGGGTCAAAGTAGAAAACAAAACTCGCGGAGTCAAGGCAGGACAAATAGAGGTCAAGGTCTAATATTCTGTATGAAATGGTCAGGTTCTGTA includes:
- a CDS encoding dihydroorotase, encoding MADLTVISGGLVVPDPPSPGFVGDVVIQNGKILDLLPPGSISGSILIDSTNCVVTPGFIDIHAHLREPGFEYKDDIASATAAALSGGITTVFAMANTKPVIDSPEKVKRLMALISRKSLCRVFPIGAVSAGLKGKRINDLEGMSREGAIAFSDDGMPVRERIFLEAVKKTEAVNRIIIQHPEDEKTIGVGVVLRGKWSEYFGVEGVDPESESRCVLKNIESIEKNGGRIHFTHVSSRMSVELIRRAKKKNLDVSADATPHHIFFTAQRLKKMAGNAVMNPPLRNPRDRNAILEGICDGTIGMIATDHAGHSAEEKKARLSDVPKGVIGFQTLGGVVFGKIAEKTGVEKAVALVTSNPADRFNLKLGRILPGMTADVTVWKLKNTRVRAEKFVGKPRNTPFEGVTMPVFAYKVFLDGKMVFDAERI